One Ahaetulla prasina isolate Xishuangbanna chromosome 17, ASM2864084v1, whole genome shotgun sequence genomic window carries:
- the LOC131186525 gene encoding uncharacterized protein LOC131186525, giving the protein MSKRKCLFTEKTRRNYPDFRKGRDDYEAECLVCKAGTFVSVAHKGPGDLEYHMSSDKHKKALKAYKRNKAITRDNWCAKTDFFVDPDSETEDAVTASDSSLAFRTVVNHDTDKPVDDNSDLLRKLFSEADLAQKFSIVQTKRESIEHCMLAPHVDTVVLEDHGIPFCGVAIDDSSHRALKMVPVLIQYYDYRNGGLKTKLLELQESPTEMDVSDSLVKALKKHRLLQKCVAFAGDNCNTMFGDLRQDEEARTVFAKLKKALQRETLIGVCCPAHILHNCIHHGADALEVDVENVILKIYQYFHIYAVRTESLQEYCEFVEVEYKRLLSHSKTRWLSLFPGITKLLQMHSALKSFFLGQSNPPAVLKSFFEHEFGELYLWHMHSLMNAFHLHIEEMERENNSLVEVMKTLDSVRTILLDRRAQNFMSPTVKGMLADKRKEGLEEGCDVFSDAVRHLYGNCIDYLEMWMAPLQEFSCFTWMALSDTPSWSDVETCITYLRVKGLEIDSMKCFIQFNNLKQFVEASRDEEEFQHLLSHEKWTKYFLNVKTVECYSELLKIVQFFFAIPSHSLNTEHFY; this is encoded by the coding sequence ATGTCCAAAAGAAAATGTCTGTTTACTGAGAAAACCAGGCGCAATTATCCCGATTTTCGCAAAGGTAGAGATGACTATGAAGCGGAGTGCTTGGTCTGCAAAGCTGGCACTTTTGTGTCAGTCGCACACAAAGGTCCTGGGGATCTGGAGTATCACATGTCCTCCGACAAACACAAGAAAGCGCTCAAAGCCTACAAGCGCAACAAAGCAATAACACGGGATAATTGGTGTGCAAAAACGGACTTTTTTGTGGATCCAGACAGCGAAACGGAGGACGCTGTTACTGCAAGTGACAGCAGTTTAGCATTCCGCACCGTCGTGAATCACGACACTGACAAACCAGTGGATGATAATTCTGACTTGTTGAGAAAGTTATTTTCTGAGGCAGACCTAGCTCAAAAATTTTCCATAGTCCAAACCAAAAGAGAAAGTATTGAACATTGTATGCTTGCTCCACACGTAGACACGGTTGTCCTGGAAGACCACGGCATCCCCTTCTGCGGGGTGGCTATAGATGACAGCAGCCACAGGGCCCTGAAAATGGTCCCTGTCCTCATCCAATATTATGACTACAGGAACGGCGGCTTGAAGACCAAACTCCTGGAACTTCAGGAAAGTCCCACCGAGATGGACGTCTCAGACTCTCTTGTCAAAGCTCTTAAGAAACACAGATTGCTTCAGAAGTGCGTGGCCTTCGCGGGGGACAACTGCAACACCATGTTTGGCGACCTTCGGCAAGACGAGGAGGCGAGGACTGTGTTCGCCAAGCTGAAGAAAGCCCTCCAGAGAGAGACGTTGATTGGGGTGTGCTGCCCTGCCCACATTTTGCACAACTGCATCCACCACGGAGCAGACGCCCTGGAGGTGGACGTTGAGAACGTCATCCTAAAGATCTACCAGTACTTCCACATCTACGCGGTGCGGACGGAGTCCCTGCAAGAATATTGCGAGTTTGTGGAGGTGGAATACAAGCGGCTGCTCTCCCACAGCAAGACCCGCTGGCTGTCCTTGTTCCCCGGCATCACGAAGCTGCTCCAGATGCACTCGGCCCTGAAGTCCTTCTTCTTGGGCCAGAGCAACCCGCCCGCCGTGCTCAAGAGCTTCTTTGAGCACGAGTTCGGCGAGCTCTACCTTTGGCACATGCACTCGCTGATGAACGCTTTCCATTTGCACATCGAAGAGATGGAGCGGGAAAATAACTCCCTTGTGGAGGTGATGAAGACGCTGGACTCCGTGCGCACCATCCTGCTTGACCGTAGAGCCCAGAACTTCATGTCCCCGACGGTGAAGGGGATGCTTGCAGACAAGCGCAAGGAGGGGCTGGAGGAGGGATGCGACGTCTTCTCCGATGCCGTGCGTCACCTCTACGGTAATTGCATAGACTACCTGGAGATGTGGATGGCACCACTACAAGAGTTTTCCTGCTTCACCTGGATGGCCCTGAGTGACACACCGAGCTGGAGTGATGTGGAAACATGTATAACATACTTACGTGTAAAGGGTCTGGAAATTGACAGTATGAAGTGCTTCATTCAGTTTAACAATCTGAAACAATTTGTGGAAGCTTCCAGAGATGAAGAAGAGTTCCAGCATCTGCTTTCACACGAAAAATGGACCAAATATTTTCTAAATGTCAAAACCGTTGAATGCTATTCAGAACTGTTAAAAATTGTGcagtttttttttgcaattcccTCCCACAGTCTAAATACTGAGCACTTCTATTAG
- the LOC131186714 gene encoding uncharacterized protein LOC131186714, with amino-acid sequence MPKGKCVFTDKLKQKYPHFRKGRDDYEAECLVCKAGTFVTVAYKGAGDLEYHMSSEKHKKALGGDSWSAKLTEFLGMPGTKAEDALAAADSTLPLHTIPSCNSYISTNRTPNLFRKIFPDAEIAQKFSNTRTRTESLDNSVFAQHAVSLDLKCLEDHGIPFCGVAIDDSSHRALKMVPVLIQYYDYRNGGLKTKLLELQESPTEMDVSDSLVKALKKHRLLQKCVAFAGDNCNTMFGELRQDEEARTVFAKLKKALQRETLIGVCCPAHILHNCIHHGADALEVDVENVILKIYQYFHIYAVRTESLQEYCEFVEMEYKRLLSHSKTRWLSLFPGITKLLQMHSALKSFFLGQSNPPAVLKSFFEHEFGELYLWHMHSLMNAFHLHIEEMERENNSLVEVMKTLDSVRTILLDRRAQNFMSPTVKGMLADKRKEGLEEGCDAFSDAVRRLYGNCIDYLEMWMASLQEFSCFTWMALSDTPSWSDVETCITYLRVKGLEIDSMKCFIQFNNLKQFVEASRDEEEFQHLLSHEKWTKYFLTVKAVECYSELLKIAQFFFAVPSRSVDMDRFFSLLHLV; translated from the coding sequence ATGCCTAAAGGAAAATGTGTCTTTACTGACAAACTGAAGCAGAAATATCCTCATTTTCGCAAAGGAAGAGATGACTATGAAGCAGAGTGCTTGGTCTGCAAAGCTGGCACGTTTGTGACGGTGGCATATAAAGGAGCCGGGGATCTGGAGTACCACATGTCCTCTGAAAAGCACAAGAAAGCCCTTGGAGGAGACAGTTGGTCTGCAAAGCTGACCGAATTTTTGGGGATGCCAGGCACGAAAGCCGAGGATGCTCTTGCTGCAGCAGACAGCACGCTACCCTTGCACACCATCCCAAGTTGCAACAGCTACATATCAACAAACCGCACGCCTAACTTGTTCAGAAAGATATTTCCTGATGCAGAGATAGCGCAAAAATTTTCCAACACCCGAACAAGGACAGAAAGTCTTGACAACTCTGTGTTTGCCCAGCATGCAGTGAGCCTGGACCTGAAGTGCCTGGAAGACCACGGCATCCCCTTCTGCGGGGTGGCTATAGATGACAGCAGCCACAGGGCCCTGAAAATGGTCCCTGTCCTCATCCAATATTATGACTACAGGAACGGCGGCTTGAAGACCAAGCTCCTGGAACTTCAGGAAAGTCCCACCGAGATGGACGTCTCAGACTCTCTTGTCAAAGCTCTTAAGAAACACAGATTGCTTCAGAAGTGCGTGGCCTTCGCGGGGGACAACTGCAACACCATGTTTGGCGAACTTCGGCAAGACGAGGAGGCGAGGACTGTGTTCGCCAAGCTGAAGAAAGCCCTCCAGAGAGAGACGTTGATTGGGGTGTGCTGCCCTGCCCACATTTTGCACAACTGCATCCACCACGGAGCAGACGCCCTGGAGGTGGACGTTGAGAACGTCATCCTAAAGATCTACCAGTACTTCCACATCTACGCGGTGCGGACGGAGTCCCTGCAAGAATACTGCGAGTTTGTGGAGATGGAATACAAGCGGCTGCTCTCCCACAGCAAGACCCGCTGGCTGTCCTTGTTCCCCGGCATCACGAAGCTGCTCCAGATGCACTCGGCCCTGAAGTCCTTCTTCTTGGGCCAGAGCAACCCGCCCGCTGTGCTCAAGAGCTTCTTTGAGCACGAGTTCGGCGAGCTCTACCTTTGGCACATGCACTCGCTGATGAACGCCTTCCATTTGCACATCGAAGAGATGGAGCGGGAAAATAACTCCCTCGTGGAGGTGATGAAGACGCTGGACTCCGTGCGCACCATCCTGCTTGACCGTAGAGCCCAGAACTTCATGTCCCCGACGGTGAAGGGGATGCTTGCAGACAAGCGCAAGGAGGGGCTGGAGGAGGGATGCGACGCCTTCTCCGATGCCGTGCGTCGCCTCTACGGTAATTGCATAGACTACCTGGAGATGTGGATGGCATCTCTGCAAGAGTTTTCCTGCTTCACCTGGATGGCCCTGAGTGACACACCGAGCTGGAGTGACGTGGAAACATGTATAACATACTTACGTGTAAAGGGTCTGGAAATTGACAGTATGAAGTGCTTCATTCAGTTTAACAATCTGAAACAATTTGTGGAAGCTTCCAGAGATGAAGAAGAGTTCCAGCATCTGCTTTCACACGAAAAATGGACCAAATATTTTCTGACTGTCAAAGCCGTTGAATGCTATTCAGAACTGTTAAAAATTGCAcagtttttttttgcagttccctcCCGCAGTGTAGATATGGAccgctttttttctcttttgcaccTAGTATAA